Genomic segment of Trichoplusia ni isolate ovarian cell line Hi5 chromosome 25 unlocalized genomic scaffold, tn1 tig00003327_group24, whole genome shotgun sequence:
ACTTTATGTTAGACTGTTAACTGAAGCTTAACATATTTTGACAGTTGCTTTCTTTTGTACGACTACACAACAAATATACATGATTTAAGTTTTATCGCAATCGTTGTGGCTAGTTTTTCTGAAGGAAGAAAGTCCTTTTAGTATGATTTACTTAAGttcaaattatacaaacaaaggtacaaagaaaacatttgttAAACAAGATTAACGGTTGAATTTCTCGTTTGAAACTTTGAATTTTGCCATCCCATTACCACAGATGATATAATAGTAAGTACCCCGACGTTTTCTCCTTTTGTTTAGTGGATGACTCTGAAACAGGGGTACCTCTTTACGCTGCGCATTAAAATGTGTCAGGATTCCAcaactatattaatattactttatgaaCTGGTAGTAGACCCTATGGACtagacataaaatattgaaacctaAGTAGGTACTATTTATAATGAGAGAGCAAAGACTGACGATCATGAAATTAATCTCAACAATTTACCTTTTCTCATTCTCCATACTAAAAGAAGTGCGAATTACAGACCCGTCAAATTACAATTCATACGAAAGTATACGTCACGGTGTGTCTCGGAGAACCGGTGCTCATTGCTCCAAAGTGGTCCTTCTTCCTGTCATTATCTAGATGAACATTTTACGACCTTAATGGTCTGTGTAAGGTCACGTCAAGCGCCTACGACACTCCTTTGACTTGATTACATGATGAGGACCAGCCGTTTCCTGTTTGTTAGGGAAACAAATTAGATAATGAGGttacaatttgaaaattatacgtGTTTGGATTATCTTTTGAGATTATATAAAAGTTGGAATTATTAATACTACCTATCTCCAGAGAAGTTACGCCAGTATTTCTTTTGCTAGCCTTTGGTCCAAAATATGTTAGGATTTGTTTTCCATTCTTACCGGTTTCAGCAGAAAACGGGAATCGTCTATATCTAATCTTCCAACTAAATAAACTGAGaaagaactaataaaaatacaacataaataataaaatgaaataatccTATAGAAAAAAAGGTCTTAAAAATTAATcaccacatttttttaaagttcattttatattaaaatctcttttgtttATGCTGATGTACCTCCTTACAGCCATTAACATGACGCAATCTGAATTACAGCTCGCATCCAAATATGTCTTACTTTACACATATTTTGTTAAGGCGAGGTAGCGTAATcgtcatttttattgttttgaaatccccgaaagttattataaaactgGTTTTACCTCATCCTTATAGAGTGACTAATACCTACACGTTTCGaggctaatttaaataaatagtaattgcAGTAGAACAAGTTATTTTAGCACACGTGAGAAACTGGCTTGAATTCGACTTGGGTAATTGAATTGTATTGCTTGAACTAGTCTTGGTAGCTGTAAACTGATGATCAAATCCTCCTTTGAACAAATCAGTAAAAAGAGTGAagcttttttatgatttatttaattgcttatATCAGTCTCTTAGGTTATATGAAAGTCGGTTACatccaattaaataattaacaaagaatAATCAAATTTGCATATGAGAACAACAAAACTACTAGTTTTGTACAATCAATTTATGATTTGACCTAAATTTTTTCAGCGTTGGTGCTGGTGGCAGTATCCTGCCGTCCCGACAAGCCAGACTTGAAGCAATTAAAGGCAGAAGCCGCTCGCAAGAAGGCCTGCATGCACGACTGCACCTCACAGAAGTTGGAGCCCATCTGCGCCGGCAACAGGGAGAGAAACCCAAGTCCTTCGGTAACGAGTGCGTCATGAACAACTACAACTGCGAGCATAAAGAAAGTGAGTATTCaagaaaggaggttttattctAGCTTTACTTTAATACAGCATACTACCCACCTGTATGCAGATCTTTTTAAATAAGGTCCAGGCCTGAGCTCAGGCTAACTTCATAAATCTGTAGGTACTAAAAAGAGTTTTCGCTGGTGTTTTGTGAAAACGTCGAAGAGAAGCTatttgtttggtatttttaGAACATTGTAGGCAAAAAGTGAAGTGCTGTTGCGAAAAATCAAATCGTCCACTATTTATTACTCTTAACTTTAGTTTTGAAGATTTTATCAGCATACGAGCTTAACGTAGCATAGaatggaattatattttttttatatcctacAAAGTAACATATCTGATTATGGAATTCAAGGCTTTAGCGTTCTGACTAATTGGATGTAAAAAACGTGGTATGTTCCCAGAATGCTATTGTTTTCCGTAACAGGCAAggttacaaaatatatgtacataaatatgttttttggaTACTCCTCTGCATCTATGTTTGCGCTTTATTTCAACCTTTGTTAGTTGTTCACTTTATCCGTTTTTAATGCTtgaaaaaacaatgtaaatagtaaataaccGTAggatttttactatttttagtaTCTATCTATAAAGTTGATACTATTGTATGTGCAATACGCACTTGAAATTGCAATATCACAGTGCATAAGATGAAATAAGTAATGTAGAGTAACATTAATAAGACATTATTATGCATAGATTCTTCATAAAAATACGTACGAATTAACGAATTAAATAGGTGCAAAACAATAGCACGTTCTTCTAAATAAAGATATTAGATGGTACTActaataacttaacaaaaaaaagaactagTGTACTTGCATAATACAAGGAAATTTAAGTATTTCTCAACTATGGCTGAAATTGGCCATGcctaaatgaaaaacaatgagcttctattttttgattttgaatcgaATACAGTAGTGTTTTCACAAATTGATGCTCCtctcttgtttttgtttatttaattacatatcttcatgtttttaattacagttgAACTGAGTTAAGAATAGGGAGATTAAAAGTTATCAGTTTTTAtgaaagttcaatattttttacttgattatgttatgattttttatatttggctttattTTTGTCAACATTTATAAAAGAGTGCAAAGCGATAGCATtggctttaaaataattaaaatagtgatGTTTTATGaccatgtttttaaaaatggaCTTGCACTTACTGTTAgcagtttttaaacaaataactagCATTGCTTGTTGTAATTCCAGTATATTGTTACAGTAAAGATCTTTAAATAGTAACAAATTAGCATTTGACAGACACACtcataaagttaattttgtgaAACTTATCATtccaattaaaacaacataccagatgtaaaataaagaatgaataCTACCGATCACCAAGACTTAATTGTATTCTGCACGTAAATACGTGCCAGTTAATTAACTGACCCCATTACGTAACTGATGTCGTCATCGACCAAAAATATGAGAaagttatatttacaaaaaaggttgtTACCAAATGCGTAACAATGTTAAACATACCACAAAAAGTAAACAGGAAAACCATGACAATATAGACAACAAAGGCTTTAATTCGATGGAGAATTATACCCAGCAATCTATTCACACTAAAGCGAGATTATTGTACTGATAGTTCAACTCATTTGTGCTCGCGaggctatgtgtgcgtgcgattgacagcgacTGTTTATTATGGAAGCTTCAATTTGGTGTGACGGTGACACACCATCAAAGCTGTGTTAGAACACAACGACACTGTGTATATACAGAGCCAACCACATACATATGACGCCGCGCGCAAATTTGAGTTGAATTGACATtacaatgttgttttaaaactggTGCGAGATCACCGAACTGTGACAagtaatgtaaatgtaatgGCAACTATTGTGCTAACCAGACTTGACCGGATTATGAATCATGTGGTTGAGTCCACCTAATAAACAGTGAGCGGCGACTGAATGACAATTTACTTATATAACCATGTGTAGAAATACCATAACTTTCTGGAAATCTTAGGAAAATAGGAACTGGCCTACATAgcagtcatcatcggcctagccttttcccaactatgttggggtcggctaccagtcaaaccggtttcagctgagtaccagtgtttgacaaggagcgactgcctatctgacctcctcaacccagttacctgggcaacacgacaccccttggttagactggctgtcagacttttcaagcttctgactatgtacctgtaacggctgtcaaagatgtaggaataacagccggtacccacaatttaacgtgccttccgaaacacggaggaactcgctatgacaaagatggtcacccatctacggaccaaccgcgtcaagcatagcttaacctgtgatcgaatcacttatgcggttatagcacagccacgagctcgtCATAGCAGTATCTTACAGTATTATAGCCTACATATTTTACACACGTAATatgcaatagttctgcatctaTTTTGCATTTCTCTAGGTAGGAATCGAACGAACGAACTCCGGTATAGCAGGCAGAGCCACTAACCAGCCTGCCCGtcgaaatttataattattagtcttGTGTTTATTGAAGCGAGATGCAGCTCTACGCTGAACGCTCTGTAGTACGACGTCTTAGTTATTTTaggtttaatgaaattaaaattgttctAGATCCAACTTACGAttgatagtatttttatttgaacgcAATGACAGAAAAAAGGCTGCTGTATATTTAGGTTTTCAACACTGGATTTGTGACTGTTCCACTGACCAATCTTCATCAATTGTAAGGTGATTCAGTTGTTAATATGGTTATGTTACACATAGACattgaaatttctattttttgtgtaaatgacaaatatttgtgatgaACAAGTTTAAATAATCGAATAGtaacgttttaattataaatgtttgtttattttttaaggcaTTTCTTTTCActgtttatacataatattaactagGATATAACAGGTTTCATATTTGCACGGCATAATTAAtcatttcctttttttactcattcataaataatgattatatttaaaacaaatgggtgggaatcgaatctATGATGACTGGTATAGCACTTATTATATACCTCCTTATATATCTTCCTCCTATATTCCcttaaaataaatccttatatatctagtttgtaaatgtttaagaaatagcggtaaataaaacgatttttatatttaataaatcaaatttttaatattatgtatttttccttttcagCGCTTTCCAAGATCAGCAAAGGAGAGTGTCCCGGCTCTGATGGCATCCGTCTCTCTTAAACACGCAAAAGAGAAAAAGCcctttaatttgttaaaagattttataactgtattttatataaGAAAACTTATTTGATCCTTGCTTGTCGACTAACATCAAAGAAGCTGTGATTAATGTAGAATTTTAGATCGGATTGTACCcgtatatctttatttttaatttcattcgtGCATTAAATGATTAAGtcacaataattttctttgatacCTTTTATTTTCCTGAAAAGAGGTCCATTAtagattatgaaatattaatctATAGGCATAGACTACTATTATAGCGCAAGCTACAtctatactattaaaaaaaacttaagcgGTCATAAACATTCGTTTTCATTATGTTGGTttgataaattgataataaagtaaatattctaATGAGAATGACTTTTTTGCAAACAatatgaatgtttaaaaaataaagacatcgtttatttttcactttctttttaatCCACTGTCACAGGTCTGCAAGATTCTTATCCCTGTTAAAAGAATTATAAGGTTctacaaaatacttattaaaatgataatgatcTCAAAAAGTAAGCCCTTAAAAACCCTTAGCATTGTTACAAGTAAACTTATCTTATAAAGGAGAACAGATGTTTAGAACTTAAAGTAACACCAACCTAACACTACAAGCGgagtcttcatttatttttcacgaGCTCCTTTCCACCCTAGCCTTTGAGAAAGCGCTTTACAGCAAAACGTTGGCGCTCCTTTAAGACTAAGAATTTGTAAAGACCAAACTTGACAAGAGCTTTTCACTTTGAGAAATTAGAATGTGTCCTGGTTTAGTGTTTGCGAAGTAAACCAATGAGTGTAGACTGGAGGCTATCGTTTAAATCCTGTGCGGCTTGAAgacattaaaaagatttgttaactttttttataaatattaaatattacatatttagaCATCATTGAGGCGATGAAGTACGTTCTGGATGCTCGTTACTATAGTGTTAATATAAAAGAGAATAAACAAGTTGTAAGACCTGTTACCATTGTTTCGTCAACTTCGTCCGATAAAGTACTCAAAGCTGCACACGAAAGAGGCTAATTGAGAAGATTTCTACTAAACCTCTCAACCTTCTAAACTACTACGTTTGTATAGCTACAACACAGTAATAAGATCAATTCCATAGAACATAATAAACGCGATCTTTGAGGTTAAATAGAATACAGCAATAAAGCAAAACCTAGTATTTATTGCATGTCACATGACATTTCAAAACGTGCCATAAACATGTCACATAAAATGGATAACGATGTTTATCATTCGATTATCATTTGTTTACTGCACACACGACATTACCTAGATTCGGTGTCAATAGGGCGACAGTCGTGACATTGGTGGCCTAGTTGCAGACGTATAGACTGCTTGTCGCCCGTAGAATAACAACTCGGAACAGGGGTACGTTGGAGGCAATAGTAGCGCGTTAGTAAATTACTTTAAGGTGAGAAATGATTAACTTTTGAAGgcaagtttaaatataaacggGAAAATTATTATCATGACATTTGGTAGTTTTATTAAGCATCATTTAAATGCTTGCAAGCTTTACTCCTGCAATTAAACTAAGAGTACCATAGCACAGAAAGAGATGGAGAGAGAGTGCAGAGTCTGTCCTGCGTTGCAAGAGAAAATATTAGATGAAAAAATCTAGGTAAACTATTGCTAATGATACTTTTGTATCGAGAACATGAATGTTACCTACTGTCGCAGatttcatcaaataaaaaaagtttgtcgAAAGTAAAATGGTTTACAAGccaaaacataaagaaaatatgaaggTCGTATAAAAATGGACAGAGTTCATTAATTAGATTGTGCTATATTCAGTCTcaaatataatacttaagtTGTATGCCGAGTTGTTAAGCGCCTTTTATGACACTACTGGCAATGTAGATACGCGACTTAACTTTGCTGAAACCCACACTAAGTGAATATAATCCTTTTACTACTTACTTAAGTATTTCTCTTACATTTTGAGACTTGGAACTCAGGAACTAATGAATTAATTAGATTTGAGTGCCATTGGATGAAGGAAACGGGAAGGTATAGTTcagttagtaaaaaaaaaataaacagactaATTATTCTTGTTAAATCTTTATTGAATCTAAATTTCGTCTATTATGATGACGCTGCTAATACCATTATTAAGGTCATAGCATGACATTATAATTCGTACtttgtacaataaataaaaaataatgacttacTGAATAAACTTACAAGATACAAgagttactaaaatatttatttgaacatgACTTTGGCGTTAATTTTATAGctacttacatactaataaatttcttaaagaaatattagaaattttgaattttaggaACTTTTGGACCAAAGTCTTTGTGCTTATAATAAAGTAACgagtaaaataatgtattcaaacatttatttatgaacatgGATTTGGAGTTTAGAAAACCCCTTAGTTGCAGCCCTTCACGTAATATTGTCATTAAagccaaatattttcataattttcgaATGTTATGATGTAAAAACCATAAtccgtaaattaaaatatatattctctTTTATTGCCTCTCACAAGGGCTATATTTGATAAtcgattaaaatcaaaatatatatcgCTTTTTACAATAAGTTCCTGGCCGCaggtattttgaaatttaaatttcgtaaaCAATAGAACAGgcaccttaaaaaataaaataaaatgtgaaggGCTCTTGTTCGAAAATCGAACAGCTTTGAGCGGCATTTGAATGTTATATTTctgattttcaaatattttgtgtgtataCCGTAATagttgtgaaataattttaattaattttgcatgtggtataatttaaaatggtggAAAGTGACGATTAAGTAATATGTGACATGAATTACGACATTCAATATAGACTTTGATGATTGATAAGCAAAACATAAAACGAAAGTCATTGGCGACATGGGTAAGTACATTCTGATGAATAATTTAGAAGATAATGATATctacaataaacaatttcgAGTGTTCAGGCATATACACGTCTCCTACTATTTATCATAGGTAATACGTATGGTAAAGCTTAATGTGTCTGTAGTTAAGCGGTTCATTATGCCTGTTTAATCGACAATGTGTAGGCAGAATATGTTACACCAAAAAGTAGGAAATCATAAAGGAGTATTTGCtctttttcttctatttctttCTTGTAACCTATGCAATATtacaatcataattattaatagtttacagtatttaattttactggTATAGGTAGGTGAGGATTTTATCTACTTATTCCTAAAGAGTGCATTTTGTGCATTCGCAACTTTTCGCTATATTTTTGCCTCGTCTAAATAAACCTTTAATGTTGTCTACACATTGCCAGGAACAGTTAAACTAATTTAAGAACTAAGCACTCTGCATGTTGCATCTATATCAGCATTCTCCAAGACTGGTGATTGCGTAATCTGGAACAGGAAAATTGTAAGCATTATTTACAGTTGAATAATATTAAGGCGTGTAAATTTCTGATGTCATTGTTTCTTAAAGGGCTTGACTGTTATTAAGGAAAAGCTATTGTACAAAACCTTGACTCATGGGTGAAACATGGCATAGAAATGTCGGACATATAAGTTTAGCACGCTCGGGTTTGAGTATTGAGATAAACATGAAACATATAGAGTTAACTTACACGTGCTTTCGCGACACGACACAGCTTCTAGCTCACACAGCGTAGCAAAAGTTCTAGCTGTACCCGTAGCGTCAAAGGCACACACTGGGCCTGTTGGCGGTGCAACACATCTCCCGGCGCACAGCGGTGGAGGAACGCCTTCCCGGACTCGCCCTCTCATGATCTCAATCGGGATCCTGATGTCAGAAGTGTCCCCGAACTCATTGGCGTCACCGAGGCGGGACGGCAGGAACGGTAGACTGGCTGGTTGTACTTCGTTCCATGCTAAAAGTAGATAGAATCACTTCTTTAGAACATTGTCAGGTGAAAACTAAACGTCAATGGGGTACTATAATTCTTGAGTTTTTAGAAAGCGTAACTTCTTGCGAGTTTCGATACGAATAGTTGTCATTTTCAGATACAGAACAATGAATTTCAAACGATAGGAGAAGCAGAGTTTACTAATTTTCTGACTAAGTAACTCTTTATAATTCGACCTTTTGGCCTTATCAAAGCGCGGAGATCTACAGAAAGTGGGTCTTACGTTCGTCACAAATGATGCTTGTGACCGTTTATCAACGTTGTTATCACCTAGATTTAAGATTGTATTTACTTCCCTAAACAGTTctgaatttttttaatgttgagtCGTCCAAATCAATTACAGTGAATTTGTTACAGATTACGTGATCACATATTGTTGTATATCTCAAGTTGATTAAAGACACGTTAGTAGAATCTTCATATAATACCGGATATatgcattattaattattatatttattatgtataataattttcgtgaggcggattcatacattatttatttaataattgttaactCACGCTTATTTACCGGAATAGCCGGTTTTAACACAACCGGTATTGGTGACATATTATGACTCGGGTTGCGTCcgattattaattattcaatttatgaaatacctactTCTTGTTATCCATGGTTTATgcaaatttcaataataattaaaagttggttattttttcaagtaatcAGAGTCACCCCAGTTTTCACTacagtttaaattgtttagcCTTCGACGGAGAGGGTTGAGTAGATGCGGTTTTCATTTCAAGTGGGTCTCTAATCGTTTTTACCTTCCACAAATCTTAATCAAAATACTTGCGCCCGGTGCACCGCCTCATTCGCGATAACTTAACCGGCGATAATTAATGAGTACATAAACGTAGCTTAattgtttcttgttttattcCATTATTGTTTTCAACAGTTGTTCTTGATTATCGTTTGACATTATATTTGACCCCTCAATCTAAtcagtgttatttattttcctaaacTTTTCCTGTGATCTCATCCATATTGCGCATTTGTAAAGCGCACTATCAGCTGCATACATTGTAGATAAACAATAAGATGCAAGACCCTTTCATTCACCACAACAGTTGTAAACAAAGTCTCGTTAATTTGTTACAATTAACTTATATAATGTTTCATTCCGGCTTGTTTaagtgttgtttatttattgaatatgcAAACTCTTGTTAATTAGTCGAACAATATCCTAATTAAACATAAGATTAGGATTAGTAGTATATTTGTACTTTATCGTATTTAAGTCGTATCCGTGTAGCATTTGttacaaacacataaaatatgtcaggaaataaattaactaaagttaaagaaaacaGGGCGGCTCAGTTTAACTAACAAGATAAAAGTTTTATcatgaaaagaaaatgtatttttaaacgccACCTTGCGCTTAATTAGTAGTTTACTCGTATGATCCAGCATTTTGCTTCATGTCGTTGATAGAACCAGGGCTTAATAGACATAATTATCGACTTATGATAAAGGTGAGGTTAAGGTGAAAGGCTTTATCTTTATATCGCAGTGACATAACAATGTAGGTAACTTAGTAGcatgaaaatataatgttacacAACACGATTGtgtacatacaaaaaaaaacaaaacaagcttaATTacaaacttcataaaaataatcattgaCAATCTGACTCTGTTTTGTTTGTGGTGTCTCGTCTGACCTTTGACATAAATACAACATACAGAAGCCCATTGTAAAATGGTTTCAATAATGGATAAATCTTTATACGCATGAATGATATCATTACTCATCATACATCACCCATGGTCCAATTTTTGTTAGTTATCAGAAATCTGACGCGGTAACTGCAAAGATAAATGACTTGCCTAATCTGTGTTAACTGCGTACTTTAACTGCGTAGTTGACCCAGGATGGAGTAATGACTAtgattttttatcgttttgtgTCGGTTTGGTTTCCAGAAAGGGTAACTGATCTAGATACGGCGACTTCCTCGGTGACTCACGATAGGATGTTGGCGGTACTTGGTAGCTTGCTGCGCGCTTAAATAGTGATTAAGCGACTGACTTCAGAATTCTCATTACCGTGTATTAAATTGCATGACTCGGTGATCGAACCAAGTTTTTGTctgacgttttgtttttatatgacaCCGGGGCATAACTTAGTCCATTCTCATAATTTACTCTTATGATGTATGA
This window contains:
- the LOC113506802 gene encoding uncharacterized protein LOC113506802: MTWNEVQPASLPFLPSRLGDANEFGDTSDIRIPIEIMRGRVREGVPPPLCAGRCVAPPTGPVCAFDATGTARTFATLCELEAVSCRESTYYAITSLGEC